The following are from one region of the Epinephelus fuscoguttatus linkage group LG11, E.fuscoguttatus.final_Chr_v1 genome:
- the LOC125897474 gene encoding dihydropyrimidinase-related protein 5-like, which translates to MGSMRILIKGGKVVNDDFTQEADVYIENGIIQQVGKELMIPGGAKVIDASGKLVLPGGIDTSVHLQQTFMNASIQDDFYSGTKAALMGGTTMVMALVLPEQHCSLLDAYENCRALADAKACCDYALHVGVTWWGPKVRSEMETLVREHGVNSFQMFMAYKDMMMLRDSELYQTLQTCKDIGAIARVHAENGELVAEGAKEALDLGISGPEGIEISRPEELESEATHRAVTIANRAHCPIYLVNVSSMAAGDMIAAAKIQGKVVHAETTVAHAVLNGMQYYHQDWAHAAAHVIVPPLRLDPNTPNYLMGLLGSDTLSVVASEHRPFTIKQRALGKEDFTKIPHGVAGVQDRMSVIWERGVVTGKMDENRFVAVTSSNAAKIYNLYPRKGRIIPGADADVVVWDPDATRTISVGTQVQGGDFNLYEGLRCHGVPLVTISRGRLVCENGVFMCAEGSGKFYPQRTFPDYLYKKMVQREKTQTYKGVDRDPYSGDVAKVVNTMKKELGLGPVDGEAGNKPCPRAHQGVRDLHESSFSLSGSQVDDHIPKRSSARILAPPGGRSSGIW; encoded by the exons AGGAACTGATGATACCAGGTGGGGCTAAGGTGATTGACGCCTCTGGAAAGCTGGTGTTGCCAGGCGGAATAGACACCAGCGTGCATCTGCAGCAGACTTTTATGAACGCCAGCATTCAGGATGACTTCTACAGTGGGAccaag GCGGCTCTGATGGGTGGTACCACCATGGTGATGGCTCTGGTCCTGCCTGAACAACACTGCTCCCTGCTGGATGCCTACGAGAATTGCCGAGCCCTGGCTGACGCTAAGGCGTGCTGTGACTACGCTCTGCATGTTGGGGTGACTTGGTGGGGGCCAAAG GTGCGCAGCGAGATGGAGACCCTGGTGAGGGAGCATGGCGTTAACTCTTTCCAGATGTTCATGGCCTACAAAGACATGATGATGTTGAGGGACTCAGAGCTCTACCAGACGCTGCAGACCTGTAAGGACATCGGAGCCATCGCTCGTGTCCATGCTGAGAATGGAGAGCTGGTGGCAGAG GGTGCCAAAGAGGCTCTGGATTTGGGCATCAGTGGACCAGAGGGTATTGAGATCAGTCGACCAGAGGAG CTGGAGTCTGAGGCTACTCACAGAGCCGTCACCATCGCCAACAGG GCTCACTGCCCGATCTACCTGGTGAATGTATCCAGTATGGCTGCTGGAGACATGATTGCTGCTGCTAAGATTCAAG gtAAGGTGGTCCACGCAGAGACCACAGTAGCTCATGCCGTGCTGAATGGGATGCAGTATTACCACCAGGACTGGGCTCACGCCGCCGCCCATGTCATTGTCCCTCCTCTCCGCCTCGACCCCAACACCCCCAACTACCTCATGGGCCTGCTGGGAAG TGACACTCTGAGTGTCGTGGCATCAGAGCACCGTCCGTTTACCATCAAGCAGAGAGCTTTGGGCAAGGAGGACTTCACAAAGATCCCTCATGGAGTGGCTGGAGTCCAGGACAGGATGAGTGTCATTTGGGAGAGGGGAGTG GTTACAGGAAAAATGGATGAGAACCGTTTTGTGGCAGTGACGAGCTCTAACGCCGCGAAGATCTACAACCTGTACCCACGCAAGGGTCGCATCATCCCCGGCGCTGATGCTGATGTGGTGGTCTGGGACCCAGATGCAACAAG GACGATCTCTGTGGGCACTCAGGTGCAGGGAGGGGACTTCAACCTGTATGAGGGATTGCGCTGCCATGGTGTGCCCCTGGTCACCATCAGCCGAGGACGTTTGGTGTGTGAGAACGGCGTGTTCATGTGTGCCGAAGGATCCGGAAAGTTCTACCCTCAACGTACCTTCCCTGACTACCTCTACAAGAAGATGGTGCAGAGGGAAAAG ACTCAGACTTATAAAGGGGTCGACAGGGATCCCTACTCTGGTGATGTGGCCAAGGTGGTAAACACCATGAAGAAGGAGCTCGGGCTGGGCCCCGTAGACGGAGAGGCGGGCAACAAACCCTGTCCTCGGGCGCACCAGGGAGTTCGAGACCTCCATGAGTCGTCCTTTAGCCTCTCAG GGTCTCAGGTCGATGACCACATCCCGAAGAGGTCCTCAGCCCGGATTCTGGCTCCACCCGGTGGACGCTCCAGTGGTATCTGGTAA
- the LOC125897477 gene encoding microtubule-associated protein RP/EB family member 3-like isoform X1: protein MAVNVYSTSMTIENLSRHDMLAWVNDSLQLTYTKIEQLCSGAAYCQFMDMLFPGCILMKKVKFNAKLEHEYIHNFKVLQASFKRMNVDKIIPVERLVKGKFQDNFEFLQWFKKFFDANYDGKEYDPLMSRQGQEGTPPPPNPGEPIVHKPKRPSRSGPMRTSPTAPKTVPTPQRQINVAAARRTTPMTRNGGDAELIELNQQLLDMKLTVDGLEKERDFYFGKLRDIELICQESESENPILSKIIDVLYATEEGFAPPDEDEIDEGAHGDQEEF, encoded by the exons ATGGCGGTGAATGTCTACTCCACCTCTATGACCATAGAGAACCTGAGTCGCCATGACATGTTGGCAtgggtcaacgactctctgcagCTCACGTACACAAAGATCGAGCAACTCTGTTCTg gtGCTGCGTACTGTCAGTTCATGGACATGCTGTTTCCAGGGTGCATATTAATGAAGAAAGTCAAATTCAATGCTAAACTGGAACATGAATACATCCATAACTTCAAGGTCTTACAGGCGTCATTCAAGAGAATGAATGTGGACAag ATCATCCCCGTAGAGAGGCTGGTGAAGGGGAAGTTCCAGGACAACTTTGAGTTCCTCCAGTGGTTTAAGAAGTTTTTCGACGCCAACTATGACGGGAAAGAATACGACCCTCTGATGTCACGGCAGGGCCAGGAGGGAACGCCGCCTCCACCTAACCCAG GTGAACCCATTGTCCACAAACCTAAAAGACCCTCTCGTTCAG GCCCCATGAGAACATCTCCCACAGCACCCAAGACTGTTCCCACCCCCCAGAGGCAGATCAACGTAGCAGCAGCCCGCAGGACCACTCCCATGACCCGCAATGGAGGAGACGCTGAGCTCATAGAGCTCAACCAGCAG CTGCTGGACATGAAGCTGACCGTAGACGGactggagaaggagagggactTCTACTTCGGAAAGCTGAGAGACATTGAGCTCATCTGCCaggaaagtgaaagtgaaaaccCAATCCTCAGCAAAATCATAGATGTACTGTACGCTACAGAG GAAGGGTTCGCACCTCCAGATGAGGATGAAATTGACGAAGGGGCACATGGAGACCAGGAGGAGTTCTGA
- the LOC125897477 gene encoding microtubule-associated protein RP/EB family member 3-like isoform X2: MAVNVYSTSMTIENLSRHDMLAWVNDSLQLTYTKIEQLCSGAAYCQFMDMLFPGCILMKKVKFNAKLEHEYIHNFKVLQASFKRMNVDKIIPVERLVKGKFQDNFEFLQWFKKFFDANYDGKEYDPLMSRQGQEGTPPPPNPGPMRTSPTAPKTVPTPQRQINVAAARRTTPMTRNGGDAELIELNQQLLDMKLTVDGLEKERDFYFGKLRDIELICQESESENPILSKIIDVLYATEEGFAPPDEDEIDEGAHGDQEEF, from the exons ATGGCGGTGAATGTCTACTCCACCTCTATGACCATAGAGAACCTGAGTCGCCATGACATGTTGGCAtgggtcaacgactctctgcagCTCACGTACACAAAGATCGAGCAACTCTGTTCTg gtGCTGCGTACTGTCAGTTCATGGACATGCTGTTTCCAGGGTGCATATTAATGAAGAAAGTCAAATTCAATGCTAAACTGGAACATGAATACATCCATAACTTCAAGGTCTTACAGGCGTCATTCAAGAGAATGAATGTGGACAag ATCATCCCCGTAGAGAGGCTGGTGAAGGGGAAGTTCCAGGACAACTTTGAGTTCCTCCAGTGGTTTAAGAAGTTTTTCGACGCCAACTATGACGGGAAAGAATACGACCCTCTGATGTCACGGCAGGGCCAGGAGGGAACGCCGCCTCCACCTAACCCAG GCCCCATGAGAACATCTCCCACAGCACCCAAGACTGTTCCCACCCCCCAGAGGCAGATCAACGTAGCAGCAGCCCGCAGGACCACTCCCATGACCCGCAATGGAGGAGACGCTGAGCTCATAGAGCTCAACCAGCAG CTGCTGGACATGAAGCTGACCGTAGACGGactggagaaggagagggactTCTACTTCGGAAAGCTGAGAGACATTGAGCTCATCTGCCaggaaagtgaaagtgaaaaccCAATCCTCAGCAAAATCATAGATGTACTGTACGCTACAGAG GAAGGGTTCGCACCTCCAGATGAGGATGAAATTGACGAAGGGGCACATGGAGACCAGGAGGAGTTCTGA